One window from the genome of Microbulbifer sp. ALW1 encodes:
- a CDS encoding NAD-dependent malic enzyme — MSQKDKRPLYIPHAGPSLLEIPLLNKGSAFSLQERIEFNLIGLLPNNVESISEQVRRAYHQYQQCRTDLERHIYLRAIQDDNETLFFRLIEQHIEEMLPIIYTPTVGAACEEFSNIYRNHRGLFVSYPDRKHMDDILRSATKENVKVIVVTDGERILGLGDQGIGGMGIPIGKLSLYTACGGISPAYTLPVTLDVGTNNRTLLNDPMYMGWRNERVSQEEYDEFVEEFIAAVKRRWPKVLIQFEDFAQTNAMPILNRYRDEVCCFNDDIQGTASVALGTMLAACKAKEEKLSKQKVLVVGAGSAGCGIAEQVVSAMVNDGLSDAKARERIFMFDRYGLVTSDMKGLHDFQEKLAQSTDKYPQSPEWDLQTLIEQVKPTILIGVSGQGGLFTQPVIEALHKGCKRPLVMPLSNPTSRAEATPQEVLEWTQGEAMVATGSPFEPVELNDKKYPIAQCNNVYIFPGIGLGVIAANANRVTENMLMAASNALAEHAPVVQKGSGALLPSLSDIREVGKAIAMAVGLQAQEDGVAPGITREKLEKNIEKNFWSPNYRRYRRVAF; from the coding sequence ATGAGCCAGAAAGACAAACGTCCCCTGTACATTCCCCACGCCGGTCCCTCCCTGCTGGAGATTCCCCTGCTCAACAAGGGCAGCGCCTTCTCCCTGCAGGAGCGCATCGAATTCAACCTGATCGGCCTGCTGCCGAACAATGTGGAATCCATCAGTGAACAGGTGCGCCGCGCCTATCACCAGTACCAGCAGTGCCGCACGGACCTGGAGCGCCACATCTACCTGCGGGCGATTCAGGACGACAACGAAACCCTGTTTTTCCGCCTGATCGAGCAGCATATCGAAGAGATGCTGCCGATCATCTACACCCCCACCGTGGGTGCCGCCTGTGAAGAGTTCTCCAATATCTACCGCAACCACCGCGGGCTGTTTGTGTCCTACCCGGACCGCAAGCACATGGACGATATTCTGCGCAGCGCCACAAAAGAGAATGTGAAAGTGATCGTGGTCACCGATGGCGAGCGCATTCTGGGACTGGGCGACCAGGGCATCGGCGGCATGGGCATCCCCATCGGCAAGCTGTCCCTGTACACCGCCTGTGGCGGCATTAGCCCGGCCTACACCCTGCCGGTGACCCTGGATGTGGGCACCAACAACCGCACCCTGCTGAACGACCCCATGTATATGGGCTGGCGCAACGAGCGCGTTTCCCAGGAGGAATACGACGAATTTGTCGAGGAGTTCATCGCCGCGGTCAAACGCCGCTGGCCCAAGGTGCTGATTCAGTTCGAGGATTTCGCCCAGACCAACGCCATGCCGATTCTCAATCGCTACCGCGACGAGGTGTGCTGCTTCAACGACGATATCCAGGGCACCGCGTCCGTGGCACTGGGCACCATGCTCGCCGCGTGCAAGGCGAAAGAAGAGAAACTCAGCAAACAGAAAGTGCTCGTGGTTGGCGCCGGCTCCGCCGGCTGCGGCATTGCCGAGCAGGTGGTTTCGGCCATGGTCAATGACGGCCTGAGCGACGCCAAGGCCCGCGAGCGTATTTTCATGTTCGACCGCTACGGCCTGGTCACCAGCGATATGAAAGGCCTGCACGATTTTCAGGAAAAGCTGGCGCAGAGCACCGACAAATACCCGCAATCCCCGGAGTGGGATCTGCAGACCCTGATTGAGCAGGTGAAACCGACCATCCTGATCGGCGTATCCGGCCAGGGCGGCCTGTTTACCCAGCCGGTGATCGAGGCCCTGCACAAGGGCTGCAAGCGCCCGCTGGTGATGCCGCTGTCCAACCCCACCTCCCGCGCGGAAGCGACACCCCAGGAAGTACTGGAGTGGACCCAGGGCGAAGCCATGGTGGCCACCGGCAGCCCGTTTGAACCGGTGGAGCTGAACGACAAAAAATACCCCATCGCCCAGTGCAACAATGTGTATATCTTCCCGGGCATCGGCCTCGGTGTGATTGCCGCCAACGCCAACCGGGTGACCGAGAATATGCTGATGGCGGCCTCCAATGCACTGGCGGAACACGCACCGGTGGTGCAGAAAGGCAGCGGTGCACTATTGCCATCGCTGTCCGATATCCGTGAAGTGGGTAAGGCGATCGCCATGGCGGTGGGCCTGCAGGCACAGGAAGACGGCGTGGCACCGGGCATCACCCGGGAGAAACTGGAAAAAAATATCGAGAAGAATTTTTGGTCGCCCAATTACCGGCGCTACCGGCGAGTGGCTTTTTGA
- a CDS encoding DUF885 family protein: MRKALLSLVIASVVAGCQKAEEPKQQNTQVDAGAAQVEQQVSETASASAEQEAETKRLGEWFDSKYEEELQFSPIQLSYLGRKEQYDKIDDMTKAADERELAWKKATVEEMKSQFDYDKLTTEGKESYDLWILQYEQEKANQPFSDYGYFASELGGPEAQFPTFLINQHKVDTEQDMRDYITRIGGISVALGQLLERAQGSAKKGIRPPQFAYDLAIERAQKVTTGQPFGEGDDAPLMADAKKKIAALKDGGKIDEATAKDLQAQVEKALTGDLKSSYDGYIAWLQEDRVNADKEPKGVSNLPDGDSFYTNRLANYTTLPLTADDVHQIGLDEVARIRKEMEGIKDQVGFDGDLPAFFKFIRTDKQFYYPNTDEGREKYLEETRSYLADVQKKLPEYFGILPKADLVVKRVEAFREVPGGAQHYVPGTPDGARPGTYYVHMSDMSALSTTDMETVTYHEGNPGHHMQISIAQELENIPQFRTQAHFTPYVEGWALYSEKLSKEMGQFRDPYRDFGRLTAEMWRAIRLVVDTGMHSKGWSQEQAVQYFLDNSAIPEGAVRSEVRRYLTVPGQATAYKIGMLKIEELRGNAEEALGDQFDIRSFHDTVLGGGALPLPLLEKRVNNWVDSVKNG; this comes from the coding sequence ATGCGCAAAGCGCTCCTGAGTCTGGTTATCGCGTCGGTGGTTGCCGGCTGCCAGAAAGCAGAAGAACCCAAGCAGCAGAATACACAGGTAGATGCCGGTGCGGCGCAGGTCGAGCAGCAGGTTTCAGAAACCGCATCGGCCAGTGCGGAGCAGGAAGCGGAAACCAAGCGCTTGGGCGAATGGTTCGACAGCAAATACGAAGAAGAGCTGCAGTTCAGCCCGATCCAGCTCAGCTACCTGGGTCGCAAGGAGCAGTACGACAAAATCGACGATATGACCAAGGCCGCCGATGAGCGCGAGCTGGCCTGGAAAAAAGCCACCGTCGAGGAAATGAAAAGCCAGTTCGACTACGACAAGCTGACCACCGAAGGCAAGGAATCCTACGACCTGTGGATCCTGCAGTATGAACAGGAAAAGGCCAACCAGCCCTTCTCCGACTACGGCTACTTCGCCAGCGAGCTGGGTGGCCCAGAGGCCCAGTTCCCCACCTTCCTGATCAACCAGCACAAAGTGGATACCGAGCAGGATATGCGGGATTACATCACCCGTATCGGCGGTATCAGCGTCGCCCTCGGCCAGCTGCTGGAGCGCGCCCAGGGTTCCGCCAAGAAAGGCATTCGCCCGCCGCAGTTCGCCTACGATCTGGCGATCGAGCGCGCGCAGAAGGTGACCACTGGCCAGCCGTTTGGCGAGGGCGATGACGCGCCGCTGATGGCCGATGCCAAGAAAAAAATTGCCGCCCTGAAAGACGGCGGCAAGATCGACGAAGCCACCGCCAAAGACCTGCAGGCGCAGGTGGAAAAAGCCCTCACCGGTGACCTGAAATCTTCCTACGATGGCTATATCGCCTGGCTGCAGGAAGACCGTGTCAACGCCGATAAAGAGCCCAAGGGTGTTTCCAACCTGCCGGACGGCGACAGCTTCTATACCAACCGCCTGGCCAACTACACCACCCTGCCGCTGACCGCCGATGACGTGCACCAGATCGGTCTCGACGAAGTGGCGCGTATCCGCAAGGAAATGGAAGGTATCAAGGATCAGGTAGGTTTTGACGGCGATCTGCCGGCGTTCTTCAAGTTTATCCGCACCGACAAGCAGTTCTACTACCCCAACACCGATGAGGGCCGCGAGAAGTATCTGGAAGAAACCCGCAGCTACCTCGCCGATGTACAGAAAAAACTGCCGGAGTATTTCGGCATCCTGCCGAAAGCGGATCTGGTGGTTAAGCGCGTTGAGGCCTTCCGCGAAGTGCCCGGTGGCGCCCAGCACTATGTGCCCGGTACCCCGGACGGCGCCCGTCCCGGCACTTACTATGTACACATGTCGGACATGAGTGCGCTGTCGACTACCGATATGGAAACGGTGACCTACCACGAAGGTAACCCCGGTCACCACATGCAGATCTCCATTGCCCAGGAGCTGGAAAATATTCCGCAGTTCCGCACCCAGGCGCATTTCACCCCTTACGTGGAAGGCTGGGCGCTCTACTCGGAAAAACTCTCCAAGGAAATGGGCCAGTTCCGCGACCCCTACCGGGACTTCGGACGTCTGACCGCGGAAATGTGGCGCGCCATCCGCCTGGTGGTGGATACCGGTATGCATTCCAAGGGCTGGAGCCAGGAGCAGGCGGTACAGTACTTCCTGGATAACTCCGCGATCCCGGAAGGCGCGGTGCGTTCCGAGGTGCGCCGTTACCTCACGGTTCCCGGCCAGGCCACTGCGTACAAGATCGGCATGCTGAAGATCGAAGAATTGCGCGGCAACGCCGAAGAGGCACTGGGCGACCAGTTCGACATCCGCAGCTTCCACGACACCGTACTGGGTGGTGGTGCACTGCCGTTGCCACTGCTGGAGAAGCGTGTGAATAATTGGGTCGACAGCGTAAAAAACGGATGA
- a CDS encoding thioesterase family protein: MFTYQVEPRFSETDALGHINNTVVPVWFEQGRTPIFQLFNPDLSLNKWNLILKKMDVDFVAQIYLYSPVEIRTSLSAVGNTSMTIHQEVWQKGQLVAQGDCVMVHFDYEQQAKAPIPPEVKEKLLQHLA, encoded by the coding sequence ATGTTCACCTATCAGGTCGAGCCCCGCTTTAGCGAAACCGATGCCCTGGGGCACATTAACAATACCGTGGTACCCGTGTGGTTCGAGCAGGGACGCACGCCTATTTTCCAGCTGTTCAACCCGGACTTGAGCCTGAACAAATGGAATCTGATCCTGAAGAAAATGGATGTGGATTTCGTCGCCCAGATCTACCTGTATTCACCGGTGGAGATCCGCACCAGCCTGAGCGCGGTGGGTAACACCTCGATGACCATTCACCAGGAGGTATGGCAGAAGGGCCAGCTGGTGGCCCAGGGGGACTGCGTGATGGTGCATTTTGACTACGAGCAGCAGGCCAAGGCGCCGATTCCGCCCGAGGTCAAAGAGAAGTTATTGCAGCACCTCGCCTGA
- a CDS encoding prolyl oligopeptidase family protein, producing the protein MKKTALALIAVGIAAAAAIAANSEQSPSKYPETASVPQTDDYFGTSVSDPYRWLEDQGSKPVNDWVKAQNDFALPKLKALPGWQKINDRLTELWQYQQYGVPYKKAGQVFYEYNDGSWDQSVFYSTRDIHKEGGVVLDPRSLSKDGTIAAKRYSVSPNGRYLAYGTSDGGTDWTDYQVRDLKTRRLIPDRLTGIKFSGASWAKDESGFYYSRYPFNADGSADDSKQVAVYFHKIGEPQSRDQLVYEITDHATRNPEAQVSDDGNYLVFGIFDGYDSNGVYYRDLRDDKVPLVKLLDNWDGLYTYLGNSGKTFYFETNAGAANGKLVAIDLDKPQKSNWKTLVPEQKEALQGASLIGGRFVLHYLKDATSKVVVTDLDGKQQYELKLPGMGTVEGFYGEPGDSETYYAFSNFLTPPSIYKLDVASGKSEKVKQPDYPADFSDYTVSQHFIPSKDGTKVPMFLVHKKGMKNDGSNPTLLYGYGGFNAAQLPQFYTRFAGWLDMGGTFAMVNLRGGSEYGGDWHKAGTKLQKQNVFDDFIGAAEWLIGKKVTSPEKLGIMGRSNGGLLVGATEVQRPELFKVALPIVGVLDMLRYHTASANARQWSSDYGLSENKEEFAALYAYSPVHNTKKGRCYPATLITTADRDDRVVPWHSYKFAAVLQRDQGCDNPIYLAVETRAGHGAGKPVWMQVEDFTNQYAFLANELGLEIR; encoded by the coding sequence ATGAAGAAAACCGCCTTGGCCCTGATTGCCGTGGGTATTGCTGCCGCTGCCGCGATTGCCGCCAACAGCGAACAGTCACCATCCAAGTACCCGGAGACCGCCAGCGTCCCGCAGACAGATGACTATTTCGGCACCAGTGTGAGCGACCCCTACCGCTGGCTGGAAGATCAGGGCTCCAAGCCGGTGAATGACTGGGTCAAGGCACAAAATGACTTCGCCCTGCCGAAACTGAAAGCACTGCCGGGCTGGCAGAAAATCAACGACCGCCTCACCGAACTGTGGCAGTACCAACAGTACGGGGTGCCCTACAAAAAAGCCGGACAGGTTTTTTACGAGTACAACGACGGCAGTTGGGACCAGAGTGTGTTTTACAGCACCCGGGATATCCACAAGGAAGGCGGCGTGGTGCTCGACCCCCGCAGCCTGAGTAAGGACGGGACCATCGCCGCCAAGCGTTATTCGGTCAGCCCCAACGGCCGCTATCTGGCCTATGGCACTTCCGACGGCGGCACTGACTGGACCGACTACCAGGTGCGCGACCTGAAAACCCGCCGCCTGATTCCCGATCGCCTGACCGGCATCAAGTTTAGTGGCGCCAGCTGGGCCAAGGACGAATCCGGCTTTTACTACAGCCGTTATCCGTTTAACGCCGACGGCAGCGCGGACGACAGCAAACAGGTGGCGGTGTATTTCCACAAAATTGGCGAGCCCCAGAGCCGCGATCAGCTGGTGTACGAAATCACCGATCACGCAACCCGCAACCCGGAAGCGCAGGTCAGCGACGACGGCAACTACCTGGTTTTCGGTATTTTTGATGGCTACGACAGCAACGGGGTTTATTACCGGGACCTGCGCGATGACAAGGTGCCGCTAGTGAAATTGCTCGATAACTGGGATGGGCTCTACACCTATCTCGGCAACAGCGGAAAAACCTTTTATTTCGAGACCAATGCCGGTGCCGCCAACGGCAAGCTTGTTGCCATTGATCTGGACAAGCCGCAGAAATCCAACTGGAAAACCCTGGTGCCGGAACAGAAAGAGGCACTGCAAGGTGCCAGCTTGATCGGCGGACGTTTTGTGCTGCACTACCTGAAAGACGCCACCTCCAAAGTAGTGGTGACGGACCTGGATGGCAAACAGCAGTACGAACTGAAACTGCCGGGCATGGGTACGGTGGAAGGCTTTTACGGTGAGCCGGGCGACAGCGAAACCTATTACGCTTTCAGTAATTTCCTGACGCCGCCCAGCATCTACAAACTGGATGTTGCCAGCGGGAAAAGTGAAAAAGTAAAACAGCCAGATTACCCGGCGGATTTTTCTGATTACACCGTCAGCCAGCATTTTATTCCAAGCAAGGACGGCACCAAGGTGCCCATGTTCCTGGTGCATAAAAAAGGAATGAAAAATGACGGCAGCAACCCGACCCTGCTTTACGGTTACGGCGGCTTCAACGCCGCCCAGTTGCCCCAGTTCTACACCCGTTTTGCCGGTTGGTTGGATATGGGGGGCACCTTCGCGATGGTGAACCTGCGCGGCGGTAGCGAGTACGGTGGTGACTGGCACAAGGCCGGTACCAAGCTCCAGAAGCAGAATGTGTTCGACGATTTTATCGGCGCGGCCGAGTGGCTGATCGGAAAAAAAGTCACCTCACCGGAAAAGCTCGGCATTATGGGGCGCTCCAACGGCGGCCTGCTGGTGGGGGCCACCGAGGTACAGCGCCCGGAGCTGTTCAAGGTTGCCCTGCCCATCGTCGGCGTACTGGATATGTTGCGCTACCACACCGCTTCCGCCAACGCGCGTCAGTGGTCCAGTGACTACGGCCTGTCGGAAAACAAGGAAGAGTTCGCAGCGCTCTACGCCTACTCGCCAGTGCACAACACCAAGAAAGGCCGCTGCTACCCCGCTACCCTGATCACCACGGCCGATCGCGATGACCGCGTGGTGCCCTGGCACAGCTACAAGTTCGCCGCAGTACTGCAGCGGGATCAGGGGTGTGACAATCCCATCTATCTCGCGGTGGAAACCCGCGCGGGTCACGGCGCCGGCAAGCCTGTGTGGATGCAGGTGGAAGATTTCACCAACCAGTATGCGTTCCTGGCCAATGAACTGGGGCTGGAAATTCGGTAG
- a CDS encoding mechanosensitive ion channel family protein: MEGLKAQLEELWPVVMDVGLNVLWAILALVITWVAAKLVSRAVNRLTERGIDETLVPVLETLAVWGTYVVGGLVVLDIFGANTTSLVALLGAAGLAIGLALKDTLQSIAAGFVLLGLRPFRVGETIQFGSIIGTVRKIGLFTTELDTPDGLRISAPNDKVWGETLTNFTRNASRRIEIIASIAYGDDIETGMNVLRKLVADEPRVLADPEPAYAVRALADSSVNLHLRAWVKTDEYWDVYWALMKKLKPALEAEGLTIPFPQRDLHIITGTEKKMVGADALEQE; the protein is encoded by the coding sequence GTGGAAGGACTCAAAGCACAGCTCGAGGAACTCTGGCCGGTAGTGATGGACGTCGGGCTGAATGTGCTCTGGGCGATACTGGCACTCGTCATCACCTGGGTTGCCGCCAAACTGGTGTCGCGAGCGGTCAACCGCCTGACCGAGCGCGGAATTGACGAAACCCTGGTGCCGGTGCTTGAAACCCTCGCCGTGTGGGGCACCTACGTGGTGGGCGGCCTGGTGGTGCTGGACATCTTTGGTGCGAATACCACTTCGCTGGTGGCGCTGCTGGGTGCTGCCGGCCTCGCCATCGGCCTCGCGCTGAAAGACACCCTGCAGAGTATTGCCGCGGGCTTTGTGCTGTTGGGTCTGCGCCCCTTTCGTGTGGGTGAGACCATTCAGTTCGGCAGCATTATTGGCACCGTGCGCAAGATTGGCCTGTTCACCACCGAGCTGGACACCCCGGACGGCCTGCGCATCTCGGCCCCCAACGACAAGGTCTGGGGCGAGACCCTGACCAACTTCACCCGCAACGCCAGCCGCCGAATCGAGATCATTGCCAGCATTGCCTACGGTGACGATATCGAAACCGGCATGAATGTACTGCGAAAACTGGTGGCGGACGAGCCGCGGGTTCTCGCGGACCCTGAACCCGCCTATGCGGTGCGGGCGCTGGCGGACAGTTCGGTGAACCTGCACCTGAGGGCCTGGGTAAAAACCGATGAATACTGGGATGTGTACTGGGCGCTGATGAAAAAGCTCAAGCCGGCGCTGGAAGCCGAGGGGCTGACAATCCCCTTCCCGCAGCGGGATCTGCACATCATCACCGGAACCGAGAAAAAAATGGTCGGGGCCGATGCCCTGGAACAGGAATGA
- a CDS encoding aminopeptidase: MLLLLALLVSGCETVHFYSQAATGQLKILAGRKSIDGLVADEQTDPKLRKQLQLVQSIRAYAAAELHLPVGTAYSEFTQLKDEYALWNLVAAPEFSLSPKRWCYPIAGCASYRGYFDKQDARNQAGRMRAEGYDVYLGPVPAYSTLGWFDDPVLSSFVNWKPERLASLLFHELAHRRVYIGGDTAFNESFATAVSQLALPDWRRRQGIPAPKVKSVEQARRVNGLMVAARKQLQALYSSDKSDAEKRVQKAQTLQQLRSCYRKMSEGWVEDKKFSSLVEQTNNATLALVSEYQSKVPAFVQLFKDTGKDWDAFYMAVEQLGARPQDERKARLEALSQRAQAAARQTANNQASSKKVTGPSLQSDTCMSAAN, encoded by the coding sequence TTGCTGCTGTTGCTGGCGCTGCTGGTTTCCGGGTGTGAAACCGTACACTTCTACTCGCAGGCGGCTACCGGACAGCTGAAAATTCTCGCCGGGCGCAAATCCATCGATGGACTGGTGGCGGATGAGCAGACAGATCCCAAGCTGAGAAAACAGCTGCAACTGGTGCAATCCATCCGCGCCTACGCCGCCGCCGAGCTGCACCTGCCGGTGGGAACCGCTTACAGCGAATTTACCCAGCTCAAAGACGAATACGCGTTGTGGAACCTGGTGGCGGCACCGGAGTTTTCCCTGTCGCCCAAACGCTGGTGCTACCCGATTGCCGGCTGTGCCAGTTACCGCGGCTATTTTGACAAGCAGGACGCCAGAAACCAGGCCGGGCGCATGCGCGCTGAAGGCTATGACGTTTACCTGGGGCCGGTACCGGCGTATAGCACCCTCGGTTGGTTCGATGATCCGGTGCTGTCCAGTTTCGTGAACTGGAAGCCGGAGCGGCTGGCGAGCCTGCTGTTTCACGAGCTGGCACACCGGCGGGTGTACATCGGCGGGGATACTGCCTTCAACGAAAGTTTCGCCACCGCGGTATCGCAACTGGCGCTACCGGACTGGCGCCGGCGCCAGGGCATTCCTGCGCCCAAGGTAAAAAGTGTCGAACAGGCGAGGCGCGTCAATGGCCTGATGGTGGCCGCGCGCAAACAATTGCAGGCGCTGTACAGCTCGGACAAGAGCGATGCGGAAAAGCGCGTGCAAAAAGCGCAGACACTGCAGCAGCTGCGTAGTTGCTACCGGAAAATGTCCGAAGGTTGGGTGGAGGACAAGAAATTTTCCAGTCTGGTGGAGCAGACCAATAACGCTACATTGGCACTGGTGAGCGAGTATCAATCCAAGGTGCCGGCGTTTGTACAGCTGTTCAAAGACACCGGTAAAGACTGGGATGCGTTTTATATGGCGGTGGAGCAACTGGGTGCGCGCCCGCAAGACGAGCGCAAGGCGCGGCTCGAGGCGTTGAGCCAGCGCGCTCAGGCTGCTGCCCGCCAAACGGCAAACAATCAGGCTTCCAGCAAAAAGGTCACGGGCCCGTCGTTGCAGAGCGACACCTGCATGTCGGCGGCAAACTGA
- a CDS encoding polyphosphate kinase 2 family protein yields the protein MDYFDEFRVKPGSKVRLEKIDASFHGEQHDEESSYPLIEEYKKRLRELQYLMYAERKRSLLICLQGRDAAGKDGAINHVLGAMNPQGCTVTGFKQPSTAEREHDFLWRCHKVTPRRGHVAIFNRSHYEDVLIQRVHKMVPKKIWSGRYQHINNFEKLLADNDTTVLKFYLHIDPEEQLARFKKRIDDPARHWKISDSDYSEAHYWDDYTAAFEDVLKKCSTEHAPWFVIPANHKWFRNLAISHIVVRALESLKMKFPAPSVDIDEIRKKYHSLSKATEADDDNKKKR from the coding sequence ATGGACTATTTTGACGAATTCAGAGTGAAGCCCGGCAGCAAGGTTCGATTGGAAAAAATTGATGCATCCTTTCACGGTGAACAACATGATGAAGAATCTTCATATCCGCTGATCGAGGAATACAAGAAAAGACTGCGCGAGCTTCAGTACCTGATGTATGCAGAGCGCAAACGCTCGCTGTTGATCTGCCTGCAGGGACGCGACGCCGCCGGCAAGGATGGGGCCATCAATCATGTGCTTGGAGCCATGAACCCCCAGGGTTGCACCGTAACCGGGTTCAAGCAGCCATCCACTGCGGAGCGCGAGCACGATTTTTTATGGCGCTGTCACAAGGTGACACCGCGGCGCGGGCATGTTGCCATCTTCAACCGCTCGCACTATGAAGATGTGTTGATCCAGCGGGTACACAAAATGGTGCCGAAAAAAATCTGGTCCGGGCGCTACCAGCACATCAACAATTTTGAAAAGCTGCTCGCCGATAACGACACTACGGTACTCAAGTTTTATCTGCACATAGATCCTGAGGAGCAATTGGCGCGTTTCAAAAAGCGCATCGACGACCCGGCGCGGCACTGGAAAATCAGCGATAGTGACTATTCCGAGGCGCACTACTGGGACGACTACACCGCTGCCTTCGAGGATGTGCTGAAGAAATGCAGCACCGAGCACGCGCCCTGGTTTGTTATTCCCGCCAACCACAAATGGTTCCGCAACCTTGCCATCTCCCACATAGTGGTGCGCGCACTGGAGTCACTGAAAATGAAGTTCCCCGCACCTTCGGTGGATATCGACGAGATCCGGAAAAAATACCATTCACTGAGCAAGGCGACCGAAGCCGACGATGACAACAAAAAGAAGAGATAG
- a CDS encoding NAD-dependent epimerase/dehydratase family protein: MHAFVTGGTGFLGANLIEQLIADGWQVTAMHRPGSNIQRLQALGATPVEASLDDVASLQRAMTANVDKKVDAIFHLAANTSMWRGGDRQQWQDNVVGAGNIARVARQQFASQGAPGRLIVTSSISAYGYHTSPIDEESAKLADDPKHHYHYSKKRAELAVREEIAQGLDAVFLNPCGIVGKYDVSSWAQTFFMIQQDRLPGVPPGSGSFCHAGAVARAHIDAFHKGRCGENYILAGTDASFLEFFGKIAELVGKPAPTSTTPALLIRAMAQLQDLAARLSGREPALTPQKAAMITRRVVASSDKAKRELGYRDTVSLDEMLRESRDWLVAEGLLKLSGSRSDELGASGG, translated from the coding sequence ATGCACGCTTTTGTAACCGGCGGTACCGGCTTTCTCGGTGCCAATCTGATTGAGCAACTGATTGCCGATGGCTGGCAGGTAACCGCCATGCATCGCCCAGGCTCCAATATCCAGCGGCTGCAGGCCCTGGGAGCGACCCCGGTCGAGGCCTCGCTGGATGATGTGGCTTCCCTGCAGCGCGCCATGACTGCGAATGTGGATAAAAAGGTCGATGCGATTTTTCACCTGGCCGCCAATACCAGCATGTGGCGCGGTGGTGACAGGCAGCAGTGGCAGGACAATGTGGTGGGCGCGGGCAATATTGCCCGGGTTGCGCGCCAGCAGTTTGCCAGCCAGGGCGCGCCCGGACGCCTGATTGTCACCAGCTCTATTTCCGCCTATGGCTACCACACCAGCCCCATCGATGAAGAAAGTGCGAAGCTGGCGGACGATCCGAAGCACCATTACCACTACAGCAAAAAGCGTGCGGAGCTTGCTGTGCGTGAGGAGATTGCGCAGGGACTGGATGCGGTATTCCTGAACCCCTGTGGCATTGTCGGCAAGTACGATGTGTCCAGCTGGGCGCAGACCTTCTTTATGATTCAGCAGGATCGGCTACCGGGTGTGCCGCCGGGCTCCGGTTCTTTCTGCCACGCCGGTGCGGTGGCGCGCGCCCATATCGATGCTTTCCATAAAGGCCGGTGTGGCGAAAACTATATTCTCGCCGGAACTGATGCCAGCTTCCTGGAATTCTTCGGGAAAATTGCCGAGCTGGTGGGCAAGCCGGCCCCCACCAGCACTACGCCGGCACTTTTGATTCGTGCCATGGCACAGCTGCAGGATCTTGCGGCGCGCTTGAGCGGCCGTGAACCGGCGCTAACCCCGCAAAAGGCCGCGATGATCACCCGGCGGGTGGTGGCCAGCAGTGACAAGGCCAAGCGCGAGCTGGGCTACCGCGACACGGTGAGTCTCGACGAAATGCTGCGGGAATCCCGGGACTGGCTGGTGGCTGAGGGGCTGCTCAAGCTGTCCGGCTCCCGGTCGGACGAGCTGGGCGCAAGCGGGGGATAA
- the dtd gene encoding D-aminoacyl-tRNA deacylase, translating into MKGLIQRVKHAKVEVDSESVGAIDHGILLLLGVEATDSPETADKLLHKVLHYRIFSDDQGKMNLNVQQAGGGLLVVSQFTLVADTAKGLRPSFSRGATPQQAEALYEYFLSQARARLPEELPVAGGQFAADMQVSLCNDGPVTFLLEA; encoded by the coding sequence ATGAAAGGCCTGATTCAGCGGGTAAAGCACGCGAAAGTGGAAGTAGACAGTGAATCTGTCGGTGCCATCGATCACGGGATTCTGCTGTTGCTGGGTGTGGAAGCAACGGATTCTCCGGAGACTGCGGACAAGCTACTACACAAGGTATTGCACTACCGCATTTTCAGCGATGACCAGGGCAAGATGAACCTGAATGTGCAGCAGGCGGGTGGCGGCCTGCTGGTGGTGAGCCAGTTCACCCTGGTGGCGGATACCGCCAAGGGACTGCGCCCCAGCTTCAGCCGCGGCGCCACGCCGCAGCAGGCTGAGGCACTGTATGAATATTTCCTGTCCCAGGCGCGCGCCAGGCTGCCCGAGGAACTGCCCGTGGCCGGCGGTCAGTTTGCCGCCGACATGCAGGTGTCGCTCTGCAACGACGGGCCCGTGACCTTTTTGCTGGAAGCCTGA